The Streptomyces sp. Alt3 genome has a segment encoding these proteins:
- a CDS encoding NUDIX hydrolase, translated as MPGQRFSVLVAAIAVRDRRVLLLQRSEREKFLPGAWGVPCGKIEFGEELEDAVLRELKEESGLSGTVRSLVGSSRFMSEKDGVSLHNVQLNYVVTDLDGSVQLDESSQDHRWLRLSELRPFGLEPFIIDTIEQGLSCLQSLEAAGRHG; from the coding sequence ATGCCAGGTCAGCGATTCAGTGTGCTCGTGGCGGCGATCGCGGTGCGCGACCGCCGTGTCCTGCTCCTGCAGAGGAGTGAGCGGGAGAAGTTCCTGCCGGGCGCGTGGGGCGTGCCGTGCGGAAAGATCGAGTTCGGGGAGGAACTGGAGGACGCGGTGCTGCGCGAGCTGAAGGAGGAATCGGGGCTCAGCGGCACGGTCCGGTCCCTGGTCGGATCCTCCCGCTTCATGAGTGAGAAGGATGGCGTCAGCCTGCACAACGTCCAGCTCAACTACGTCGTCACGGATCTGGACGGCTCGGTGCAGTTGGACGAGTCCAGCCAGGACCACCGCTGGCTGAGGCTCTCCGAGCTCCGCCCGTTCGGCCTGGAGCCCTTCATCATCGACACGATCGAGCAGGGCCTGTCCTGCCTGCAATCCCTGGAAGCGGCGGGCAGACATGGATGA
- a CDS encoding class I SAM-dependent methyltransferase: protein MADATYDGPASQDLVTWDRIADRYIELADGRATSSFHHLTDFFHERLRPLSGRSVLDVGCGHGWLAQSLAALGAEASGVDGSESMIAQARSRYPGLTFHTADLVDGLGSARAVAGYDAMVARFSLQCIADLDRLLRDAVVALRPGGLFLASMPHPAFYMRERVEDPVTRERYRKVTGYLEHETRILPDFGGHRYFHRPVSWYVNAFARHGLHLDDMREPPQHPDTAGDRGQDEWTDFETWWSTIPVFLGLCFRKAPTG from the coding sequence ATGGCAGACGCGACGTACGACGGCCCGGCCTCGCAAGACCTCGTGACTTGGGATCGGATCGCCGACCGCTACATCGAACTCGCGGACGGGCGCGCCACGTCCAGTTTCCATCACCTGACGGATTTCTTCCACGAACGGCTGCGGCCGCTGTCCGGCAGGTCCGTGCTGGACGTCGGCTGCGGTCACGGCTGGCTCGCCCAATCGCTGGCGGCCCTAGGCGCGGAGGCCAGCGGGGTCGACGGGAGCGAGTCGATGATCGCCCAGGCCCGCTCGCGGTATCCCGGTCTCACCTTCCACACCGCCGACCTGGTGGACGGCCTCGGGTCTGCCCGAGCGGTCGCCGGGTACGACGCCATGGTCGCCAGGTTCTCCCTGCAGTGCATCGCCGATCTCGACAGGCTGCTGCGGGACGCCGTCGTCGCCCTGCGCCCGGGAGGGCTCTTCCTCGCCTCCATGCCGCATCCAGCGTTCTACATGCGTGAGCGCGTGGAGGACCCGGTCACCAGAGAGCGCTACAGGAAGGTCACCGGCTACCTGGAGCACGAAACCCGCATCCTCCCGGACTTCGGTGGGCACCGGTACTTCCACCGGCCCGTCAGCTGGTACGTCAACGCCTTCGCACGGCACGGGCTGCATCTAGACGACATGCGGGAACCACCCCAGCACCCGGACACCGCAGGAGACAGGGGGCAGGACGAGTGGACCGACTTCGAGACGTGGTGGAGCACCATCCCCGTATTCCTGGGGCTCTGCTTCCGAAAGGCCCCCACCGGCTGA
- a CDS encoding MOSC domain-containing protein, whose translation MLSPALGAVFVHPVKSLAARAADEAVVEPWGLDGDRRWMLIDAENRVVTQRQQPRMAQLSAEALPGGGVVLSASGSPSLVVEVPGPDRSVVAELHRSKVEVTVAAGSAHAWFGARLGAEVRLVHLDAPSHRRPVDPEFGRPGETVSLADGYPLLLTTRASLDALNSWVALGDHPEEGPLPMDRFRPNVVVDGTAPWAEDGWKRIAIGEVVLRVVKPCGRCVVTTTDQRTAERGKEPLRTLARHRRDGRHLLFGQNMIPEGTGTVRVGDPVRVLD comes from the coding sequence ATGCTCTCCCCCGCACTCGGCGCCGTGTTCGTTCATCCGGTCAAGTCGCTGGCCGCACGTGCGGCCGACGAGGCCGTGGTCGAGCCGTGGGGACTCGACGGCGACCGCCGCTGGATGCTGATCGACGCCGAGAACAGGGTGGTCACCCAGCGTCAGCAGCCCCGCATGGCGCAGCTGTCCGCCGAGGCCCTGCCCGGTGGCGGAGTGGTTCTGTCGGCGTCCGGGAGTCCGTCGCTGGTGGTGGAGGTGCCCGGCCCGGACCGCTCGGTCGTCGCGGAGCTGCACCGGAGCAAGGTCGAGGTGACCGTGGCGGCGGGGTCGGCGCACGCCTGGTTCGGCGCGCGCCTCGGTGCGGAGGTCCGGCTCGTCCATCTCGACGCGCCGTCGCACCGCAGGCCCGTCGATCCGGAGTTCGGCCGGCCCGGCGAGACGGTCTCGCTCGCCGACGGCTATCCGCTGCTCCTCACCACGCGTGCCTCGCTGGACGCACTCAACTCATGGGTGGCCCTGGGGGATCATCCTGAGGAAGGCCCGCTGCCGATGGACCGGTTCCGGCCGAACGTTGTCGTGGACGGCACGGCGCCCTGGGCCGAGGACGGCTGGAAGCGGATCGCGATCGGGGAGGTCGTCCTCCGCGTCGTGAAGCCGTGCGGCCGGTGCGTCGTCACGACCACCGACCAGCGGACGGCCGAGCGGGGCAAGGAGCCGTTGCGCACACTCGCGCGGCACCGCAGGGACGGCAGGCATCTTCTCTTCGGCCAGAACATGATCCCGGAGGGCACGGGGACGGTCAGGGTCGGGGACCCGGTGCGCGTGCTCGACTGA
- a CDS encoding glutamate racemase, with translation MKIALMDSGIGLLAAAAAVRRLRPDADLVLSSDPGSMPWGPRTPEDVTRRALAVAQAAAAHRPDALIVACNTASVHALPTLRAELEPGLPVIGTVPAIKPAAAGGGPFAIWATPATTGSSYQRGLINDFARTVDVTEVPCPGLADAVEHADEEAIDRAVAAAAALTPADVTDVVLGCTHYELVAERIRAAVERDRPGRAPLVLHGSADAVAAQALRRVGAAPAPSAEPTGTLTVLLAGHAAGLPVPALAYAEGLLLKAVSPAI, from the coding sequence GTGAAGATCGCACTCATGGACTCGGGAATCGGCCTGCTCGCGGCAGCGGCCGCGGTACGCCGACTGCGGCCGGACGCCGATCTGGTGCTGTCCTCGGACCCCGGCTCGATGCCCTGGGGGCCGCGTACCCCCGAGGACGTGACCCGGCGCGCGCTCGCCGTGGCACAGGCCGCCGCCGCCCACCGGCCGGACGCGCTGATCGTCGCCTGCAACACCGCCTCCGTCCACGCGCTGCCCACCCTGCGGGCCGAACTGGAGCCCGGCCTCCCGGTCATCGGCACGGTGCCCGCGATCAAGCCGGCCGCCGCGGGCGGTGGCCCCTTCGCCATCTGGGCGACGCCCGCGACCACCGGAAGCTCCTACCAGCGCGGGCTGATCAACGACTTCGCGCGGACCGTGGACGTGACCGAAGTGCCCTGCCCGGGTCTCGCCGACGCCGTCGAGCACGCCGACGAGGAGGCGATCGACCGGGCGGTGGCGGCCGCCGCTGCCCTCACCCCGGCGGATGTCACGGACGTCGTCCTCGGCTGCACCCACTACGAACTCGTGGCCGAACGCATTCGCGCCGCCGTCGAGCGCGACCGGCCCGGCCGGGCGCCGCTCGTCCTGCACGGTTCCGCCGACGCGGTCGCCGCGCAGGCACTGCGCCGTGTCGGAGCGGCTCCCGCTCCGTCGGCCGAACCGACCGGCACCCTCACGGTTCTCCTCGCCGGACACGCCGCCGGACTCCCCGTACCCGCACTGGCCTACGCCGAGGGGCTGCTGCTCAAGGCCGTCAGCCCCGCGATCTGA
- a CDS encoding glycosyltransferase, with protein MSAVAWIAVGSLVVWVWLLLGQGFFWRTDQRLPRRGDPERWPSVAVVVPARDEAEMLPVSLPSLLAQDYPGEAEIFLVDDCSGDGTGELARALSARCGGLPLTVVTPGEPEPGWTGKLWALRHGMALARQRRPEFLLLTDADIAHAPDSLRELVAAAGPEGEDGFDLVSQMARLRVTSTWERLVVPAFVYFFGQLYPFRRVNARGSRTAAAAGGCVLLRAAAAERARVPESIRQAVIDDVSLARAVRRGGGRIWLGLADRVDSVRPYPRLADLWDMVARSAYAQLRHSPVLLAGTVLGLGLVYVAPPVTLVTGLLTGDAVAAVAGGAAWAVMAGTYVPMLGYYRQSLWPAPLLPFTAVLYLLMTVDSAVRHHRGLGAAWKGRTYARPEAAPEP; from the coding sequence ATGAGCGCCGTTGCCTGGATCGCCGTGGGTTCGCTGGTCGTGTGGGTGTGGCTGTTGCTGGGCCAGGGGTTCTTCTGGCGGACGGACCAGCGGCTTCCACGGCGCGGGGACCCGGAACGCTGGCCCTCGGTGGCCGTGGTCGTCCCCGCGCGGGACGAGGCGGAGATGCTGCCGGTGAGCCTGCCGTCGCTGCTCGCCCAGGACTATCCGGGGGAGGCGGAGATCTTCCTCGTCGACGACTGCAGCGGCGACGGTACGGGGGAGCTCGCGCGCGCGCTGTCCGCGCGGTGCGGGGGGCTTCCGCTGACGGTGGTGACACCCGGTGAACCGGAGCCGGGGTGGACGGGAAAGCTCTGGGCGCTGCGGCACGGGATGGCTCTGGCCCGGCAGCGGAGGCCCGAGTTCCTGCTGCTGACGGACGCCGACATCGCTCATGCGCCGGACAGCCTGCGGGAACTCGTCGCCGCGGCCGGTCCCGAGGGTGAGGACGGCTTCGACCTGGTCTCGCAGATGGCGAGGCTGCGGGTGACGAGTACCTGGGAGCGGCTGGTCGTGCCCGCCTTCGTCTACTTCTTCGGGCAGCTGTATCCGTTCCGCCGGGTGAACGCGAGGGGGTCGCGGACCGCCGCGGCGGCGGGCGGCTGCGTCCTGCTGCGTGCCGCGGCCGCCGAGCGGGCGCGTGTCCCGGAGTCCATCCGTCAGGCGGTGATCGACGACGTGTCGCTGGCGCGTGCGGTCCGGCGCGGCGGCGGCCGTATCTGGCTGGGGCTCGCCGACCGGGTCGACAGCGTGCGGCCCTATCCGCGGCTGGCCGACCTGTGGGACATGGTCGCGCGGAGTGCGTACGCGCAGCTGCGGCACAGCCCGGTGCTGCTGGCCGGCACCGTCCTCGGTCTGGGTCTGGTCTACGTCGCACCGCCCGTCACGCTGGTCACCGGGCTGCTGACGGGCGATGCGGTGGCAGCGGTGGCGGGCGGGGCGGCCTGGGCGGTGATGGCGGGCACCTACGTGCCCATGCTCGGGTACTACCGGCAGTCGCTGTGGCCGGCGCCGCTGCTGCCCTTCACCGCTGTCCTCTACCTCCTGATGACGGTGGACTCCGCGGTGCGGCACCACAGGGGGCTCGGCGCGGCCTGGAAGGGACGTACGTACGCCCGCCCCGAGGCCGCGCCGGAGCCCTGA
- the lnt gene encoding apolipoprotein N-acyltransferase — translation MSATITTVEPPPAPAPRSSTLWPRLARPAAAVLSGVMLYTSFPPRPLWWLVLPGFALLGWVLSARRPRAALGLGLLAGLGFMLPLLHWTGEEVGPVPWLALALAEAVFIAVGCVGVAAVSRLPYWPVWAAAVWTLDEALRARVPFGGFPWGKIAFGQADSAFLPLAALGGTPLLSFAVVLCGFGLLEAVRQVRRHRATGTVPRSAVVAAAVTVAAPVVAALAALPLVDDSPEDGTATVAAIQGNVPRLGLDFNSQRRAVLDNHANRTEQLARDVKAGKVPQPDFVLWPENSSDLDPYRNADAREAIDRAVRAIGAPTVVGAVLTPDTGPLRNTLIEWDPKSGPVDTYDKRHIQPFGEYMPMRSVARVFSKDVDRVQRDFGPGRKVGVFDLAGTKVGLVTCYEAAFDDAVRDTVKDGGQLIAVPSNNATFGRSEMTYQQLAMSQVRAVEHGRSVVVPVTSGVSAVIRPDGTIVEKTKMFTPDALVDEVPLRSSLTPATRMGALPEGVLALLALGGLGWATARSVRARSARKTAAAGPGDVQAGT, via the coding sequence GTGAGCGCCACCATCACCACCGTCGAACCGCCGCCCGCCCCCGCACCCCGCAGCAGCACGCTGTGGCCACGGCTCGCCCGGCCGGCCGCGGCCGTGCTGTCCGGAGTCATGCTCTACACGAGCTTCCCGCCCCGGCCCCTGTGGTGGCTGGTGCTGCCGGGCTTCGCACTGCTGGGCTGGGTCCTCTCGGCACGCAGGCCGCGCGCGGCGCTGGGCCTGGGTCTCCTCGCGGGCCTCGGCTTCATGCTGCCGCTGCTCCACTGGACGGGGGAGGAGGTCGGCCCCGTTCCCTGGCTCGCGCTCGCGCTCGCCGAAGCGGTGTTCATCGCCGTCGGCTGCGTCGGCGTAGCCGCCGTCTCCCGGCTCCCGTACTGGCCGGTCTGGGCAGCTGCCGTCTGGACCCTCGACGAGGCGTTGCGGGCCCGCGTACCCTTCGGCGGTTTTCCCTGGGGCAAGATCGCCTTCGGCCAGGCCGACAGCGCGTTCCTCCCGCTCGCCGCACTCGGCGGGACCCCGCTGCTCTCGTTCGCCGTCGTGCTGTGCGGCTTCGGGCTCCTCGAGGCCGTCCGGCAGGTCCGCCGCCACCGCGCCACGGGCACCGTGCCGCGCTCCGCCGTCGTGGCCGCGGCCGTCACCGTGGCGGCTCCCGTCGTCGCGGCTCTGGCGGCCCTCCCGCTCGTGGACGACTCGCCCGAGGACGGCACCGCCACGGTGGCCGCGATCCAGGGCAACGTCCCGCGCCTGGGACTCGACTTCAACTCCCAGCGCCGGGCCGTCCTGGACAACCACGCGAACCGGACCGAGCAGCTCGCCCGGGACGTGAAGGCGGGGAAGGTCCCCCAGCCCGACTTCGTCCTGTGGCCGGAGAACTCCTCGGACCTCGACCCGTACCGCAACGCCGACGCCCGCGAGGCCATCGACAGGGCCGTGCGGGCCATCGGCGCCCCCACCGTCGTCGGCGCCGTCCTCACCCCCGACACCGGGCCGCTGCGCAACACGCTGATCGAGTGGGACCCGAAGAGCGGCCCCGTGGACACCTACGACAAGCGGCACATCCAGCCGTTCGGCGAGTACATGCCGATGCGGTCCGTCGCACGTGTCTTCAGCAAGGACGTCGACCGGGTGCAGCGGGACTTCGGCCCGGGCCGCAAGGTCGGCGTGTTCGACCTCGCGGGCACGAAGGTCGGGCTCGTCACCTGCTACGAGGCCGCCTTCGACGACGCCGTGCGCGACACCGTCAAGGACGGCGGACAACTGATCGCCGTGCCGAGCAACAACGCGACCTTCGGACGCAGCGAGATGACCTACCAGCAGCTGGCCATGAGCCAGGTGAGGGCGGTCGAGCACGGACGGTCCGTCGTCGTGCCCGTCACGAGCGGCGTCAGCGCCGTGATCCGGCCGGACGGCACGATCGTCGAGAAGACGAAGATGTTCACCCCGGACGCGCTGGTCGACGAGGTGCCCCTGCGGTCCTCCCTCACGCCCGCGACCCGGATGGGGGCCCTGCCGGAGGGCGTCCTGGCACTGCTCGCCCTGGGCGGTCTCGGCTGGGCCACGGCCCGGTCGGTGCGCGCCCGCAGCGCGCGGAAGACCGCGGCGGCCGGTCCGGGGGACGTCCAGGCCGGCACGTAG
- a CDS encoding DUF6643 family protein translates to MTSPRSTYGSGYYAAPSFPDTPIYDSLVAERGTPQIAPIRVPAAYDTGNSYLPALPSALPALPAAPSQQTGSYGYPQQPAQPQYQSAGMQQSPMMQPAQLQHAPAPYIPQQPSAPRGYQQPQQQPQRPGTGYEAMRPASPRPAPAPAQSQSPYEDPYNRPYQSRGY, encoded by the coding sequence ATGACCTCCCCCCGCTCCACCTACGGCAGCGGCTACTACGCCGCGCCGTCGTTCCCCGACACCCCGATCTACGACTCCCTGGTAGCCGAGCGGGGGACCCCTCAGATCGCGCCGATCCGGGTCCCGGCCGCCTACGACACCGGGAACAGCTACCTGCCGGCCCTGCCGTCGGCGCTCCCCGCCCTGCCCGCGGCCCCGTCGCAGCAGACCGGTTCCTACGGCTACCCGCAGCAGCCGGCGCAGCCGCAGTACCAGAGCGCCGGGATGCAGCAGTCGCCGATGATGCAGCCCGCGCAGCTGCAGCACGCCCCGGCGCCGTACATCCCGCAGCAGCCGTCGGCGCCGCGCGGCTACCAGCAGCCGCAGCAGCAGCCCCAGCGGCCCGGCACGGGGTACGAGGCGATGCGCCCCGCGTCACCCAGGCCGGCCCCCGCTCCGGCACAGTCGCAGTCGCCGTACGAGGACCCGTACAACCGGCCGTACCAGAGCCGGGGGTACTGA
- a CDS encoding Rv1733c family protein, which produces MTVRTVLGIRRWRRNPVCRATDRHEAWVALAALLLMLLAAPLLGWKAGSLTDDALRQAVRAQHEQRRLTAAVVVRAAPGTSRFARDPEAAVAEDSMRRSVVADWLAPDGTTRTGTVSTASTETAPGTPIEVWTDARGNLVMRPMDLSSAHTHAVLAGIGAALLAGGLTESVRRLVVWRMMQRRYARLDRAWAEVGPDWGRTGTGS; this is translated from the coding sequence ATGACTGTGCGAACGGTTCTGGGAATCCGGCGGTGGCGGCGCAATCCTGTGTGCCGGGCCACCGACCGTCACGAGGCATGGGTGGCGCTGGCCGCGCTGCTGCTGATGCTGCTCGCGGCACCCCTGCTCGGCTGGAAGGCCGGTTCACTCACGGACGACGCCCTCCGGCAGGCCGTGCGGGCCCAGCACGAGCAACGCCGTCTCACCGCGGCCGTCGTGGTGCGCGCGGCCCCCGGCACATCCCGCTTCGCCCGGGACCCCGAGGCGGCCGTCGCCGAGGACTCCATGCGCCGGTCGGTGGTAGCGGACTGGCTCGCCCCGGACGGTACGACACGTACGGGCACCGTGTCGACGGCGTCCACGGAGACGGCTCCCGGCACCCCGATCGAGGTCTGGACGGACGCCCGGGGAAACCTGGTGATGCGCCCCATGGACCTCTCCTCGGCCCACACCCACGCGGTGCTCGCGGGAATCGGTGCGGCGCTGCTGGCGGGTGGTCTGACCGAATCGGTCCGCAGGCTCGTCGTATGGCGCATGATGCAACGGCGGTACGCCCGGCTCGACCGCGCCTGGGCCGAAGTCGGCCCCGACTGGGGCAGAACGGGTACGGGCAGCTGA
- a CDS encoding TerD family protein, whose amino-acid sequence MGASMTMQKGTNVGVPARAVRVELGRHTSPGAPDVDASALLLVSGKVRSDADFVFYNQPAHGSGAVRHEGKRTAGGTVTDSLTVDFARIEPAIDRVVIAASADGGTFGQVTGLYVRIVDQANGSEIARFDTADATVETAFILGELYLRQGAWKFRAVGQGYDTGLEGLATDFGISVDEPQQASPPRPPQRAPRPPAPPAAPQAAPAPPVVQAVRLTKVTLTKDAPSVSLSKQGGTSGALRVNLNWEVRKQFRSWGAKLGRAVAVHADLDLDLCALYELTDGRKGVVQALGNAFGSLRQPPYIHLDGDDRTGAVSTGENLTVNLDHKDQLRRVLIFVTIYEGARSFADLHATVTLQPQNGAAIDFSLDECTVPSTVCALALITSDGRDLTVQREARYLVPERGVSPQRTIDAAYGWGMNWTPGRK is encoded by the coding sequence ATGGGGGCGAGCATGACCATGCAAAAGGGAACCAACGTCGGGGTACCGGCTCGGGCCGTGCGGGTCGAACTGGGCCGGCACACCTCACCCGGGGCACCCGATGTGGACGCCTCGGCGCTCCTCCTCGTGTCGGGGAAGGTGCGCAGCGACGCCGACTTCGTCTTCTACAACCAGCCGGCGCACGGATCCGGCGCGGTGCGCCACGAGGGCAAGCGGACGGCCGGGGGAACCGTCACGGACAGCCTCACGGTCGACTTCGCGCGGATCGAGCCGGCGATCGACCGCGTCGTGATCGCGGCCTCGGCGGACGGCGGCACCTTCGGACAGGTGACCGGCCTCTACGTGAGGATCGTCGACCAGGCGAACGGCTCGGAGATCGCACGCTTCGACACCGCCGACGCGACCGTCGAGACCGCCTTCATCCTCGGCGAGCTCTACCTGCGCCAGGGAGCCTGGAAGTTCAGGGCCGTGGGACAGGGGTACGACACCGGACTCGAAGGCCTCGCCACGGACTTCGGGATCTCCGTCGACGAGCCCCAGCAGGCGTCGCCGCCCCGGCCGCCGCAGCGGGCTCCCCGGCCTCCCGCACCCCCGGCCGCACCCCAGGCGGCCCCCGCGCCCCCGGTCGTGCAGGCCGTGAGGCTGACCAAGGTCACGCTGACGAAGGACGCACCCTCGGTGTCGCTGTCGAAACAGGGCGGCACGTCGGGAGCGCTGCGCGTCAACCTCAACTGGGAGGTGCGCAAGCAGTTCAGGAGCTGGGGCGCGAAGCTCGGCAGAGCGGTCGCCGTGCACGCGGACCTCGATCTGGATCTCTGCGCACTGTACGAACTCACCGACGGGCGCAAGGGAGTCGTCCAGGCGCTCGGAAACGCCTTCGGCTCCCTCCGGCAGCCTCCGTACATCCACCTCGACGGGGACGACCGCACCGGTGCGGTCTCCACCGGCGAGAACCTCACGGTCAACCTCGACCACAAGGACCAGCTCCGCCGTGTCCTGATCTTCGTCACCATCTACGAGGGCGCCCGGAGCTTCGCCGATCTCCACGCCACGGTCACCCTGCAGCCGCAGAACGGAGCGGCGATCGACTTCTCCCTCGACGAATGCACCGTGCCGTCCACCGTGTGCGCGCTCGCGCTGATCACCAGTGACGGGCGGGACCTCACCGTGCAGCGCGAGGCCCGCTACCTCGTCCCCGAGAGAGGGGTGAGCCCCCAGCGGACCATCGACGCGGCCTACGGCTGGGGCATGAACTGGACCCCCGGACGCAAATGA
- a CDS encoding right-handed parallel beta-helix repeat-containing protein, translated as MAQGTVQVTHTGTSRWRRRTGEYASLTAALEAAADGDVLTIAPGTYRENLVVHRAVTLRGPEGSAGSVRIAPADGVPLTVRASAVIQDLHVEGQDSAAPALLVEEGAPELSDVRIVTRSAAGMEVRGAARPTVRRCTVDNPAGVGIAVLDGAGGVFEECEIVSSGQSGIAVRDGAHPRLERCRVHHASGAGLSVTGEGSGLEAVGCEVYEIKGSGVQVTSRGTAHLTDCTVHRTSADGVTLDTDAVLTLADCDIHDIPENAVDLRSRSVLTLTRSTVRRFGRNGLSVWDPGTRVDANQCEIHDSTGDYPAVWVSDGATVILDSCRVHDVPDALFVLDRGSRADVVDSDLSQIRNTAVSVSDGATAQLDDCRIREASTGAWFRDHGSGGTLNNCTIDAAQTGVIVTKGADPTIERCTVTSPAEAGFYVSAEGRGTFDNCRVTGSEGYGFHVMDGCRSTLTRCRTERCARGGYEFPDTSGGDGHTVGPVAQDCTSDESGLRGATPPAPAVLTATQTTPGLLGALPGRRTAEPAAVTPSPPVEEPARDAGTVLGELDMLVGLDSVKREVRALTDMIEVGRRRRLAGLKAASVRRHLVFTGSPGTGKTTVARLYGEILASLGVLEHGHLVEVSRVDLVGEHIGSTAIRTQEAFDRARGGVLFVDEAYALSPEDSGRDFGREAIDTLVKLMEDHRDAVVVIVAGYTHEMERFLTVNPGVASRFSRTITFSDYEPEELLRIVGQQSDEHEYTLAEGTGEALLKYFTALPKGPAFGNGRTARQTFESMVERHAGRVAQLTEPSTDDLTMLYPEDLPALP; from the coding sequence ATGGCACAGGGCACGGTCCAGGTGACGCACACCGGCACATCGCGATGGCGGCGCCGCACGGGCGAATACGCTTCCCTCACAGCCGCCCTGGAGGCCGCAGCGGACGGTGACGTCCTCACCATCGCCCCGGGCACCTACCGGGAGAATCTCGTCGTCCACCGCGCCGTGACACTGCGCGGGCCTGAGGGGTCCGCCGGGTCCGTACGCATCGCCCCGGCCGACGGCGTCCCCCTGACCGTCCGCGCCTCCGCCGTGATCCAGGACCTGCACGTGGAGGGCCAGGACTCCGCCGCACCCGCACTGCTGGTCGAGGAGGGTGCTCCCGAACTGTCGGACGTGCGCATCGTGACCAGGTCGGCCGCCGGCATGGAGGTGCGGGGCGCGGCACGGCCCACCGTGCGCCGCTGCACGGTCGACAACCCGGCGGGCGTGGGCATCGCCGTACTCGACGGCGCCGGCGGGGTGTTCGAGGAGTGCGAGATCGTCTCCTCGGGGCAGTCCGGCATCGCGGTGCGCGACGGCGCCCACCCGAGGCTCGAACGCTGCCGTGTGCACCACGCCTCGGGTGCGGGACTGAGCGTGACCGGGGAGGGCAGCGGCCTGGAGGCGGTGGGCTGCGAGGTGTACGAGATCAAGGGCAGCGGTGTGCAGGTCACCTCCCGCGGCACCGCACACCTCACGGACTGCACCGTGCACCGCACGTCAGCCGACGGGGTCACCCTGGACACCGACGCGGTCCTCACACTGGCGGACTGCGACATCCACGATATTCCGGAGAACGCGGTCGACCTGCGGTCCCGTTCGGTGCTCACCCTGACCCGCTCGACCGTCCGCAGATTCGGCCGCAACGGTCTCTCGGTCTGGGACCCGGGCACCCGTGTCGACGCCAACCAGTGCGAGATCCACGACAGCACGGGCGACTATCCGGCGGTGTGGGTCAGCGACGGGGCCACGGTGATACTCGACTCGTGCCGTGTGCACGACGTGCCCGACGCCCTCTTCGTCCTCGACCGCGGCTCGCGTGCGGATGTCGTGGACAGCGATCTGTCCCAGATCCGCAACACGGCGGTCTCGGTCAGCGACGGGGCCACCGCCCAGCTCGACGACTGCCGGATCCGGGAGGCGTCCACCGGCGCGTGGTTCCGTGACCACGGCAGCGGCGGCACGCTGAACAACTGCACCATCGACGCGGCGCAGACCGGTGTCATCGTGACCAAGGGCGCCGACCCGACCATCGAGCGGTGCACGGTCACCTCGCCCGCGGAGGCCGGGTTCTACGTCTCCGCCGAGGGCCGGGGCACCTTCGACAACTGCCGGGTCACGGGAAGCGAGGGCTACGGCTTCCATGTGATGGACGGCTGCCGGTCCACGCTGACCCGCTGCCGCACGGAGCGCTGCGCACGCGGCGGTTACGAGTTCCCGGACACCTCCGGCGGCGACGGGCACACGGTGGGTCCCGTGGCACAGGACTGCACCAGCGACGAGAGCGGTCTGCGCGGCGCCACTCCCCCGGCCCCGGCGGTCCTCACCGCGACGCAGACCACACCCGGGCTGCTGGGTGCGTTGCCGGGCCGGCGAACCGCCGAGCCCGCCGCCGTCACCCCCTCACCGCCCGTCGAAGAACCCGCGCGCGACGCCGGCACCGTGCTGGGTGAACTGGACATGCTGGTGGGCCTGGACAGCGTCAAGCGCGAGGTGCGGGCGCTGACCGACATGATCGAGGTGGGCCGCCGCCGCCGGCTGGCAGGCCTGAAGGCGGCATCGGTGCGCCGGCACCTCGTCTTCACCGGTTCCCCCGGCACGGGCAAGACTACGGTCGCCCGGCTGTACGGGGAGATCCTGGCCTCGCTCGGTGTCCTGGAGCACGGCCATCTCGTGGAGGTGTCCCGCGTCGATCTGGTCGGCGAGCACATCGGATCCACGGCCATCCGGACCCAGGAGGCGTTCGACCGGGCGCGCGGCGGGGTCCTGTTCGTCGACGAGGCGTACGCCCTGTCGCCCGAGGACTCCGGCCGCGACTTCGGCCGGGAGGCCATCGACACTCTGGTGAAGCTGATGGAGGACCACCGGGACGCCGTGGTGGTGATCGTCGCCGGGTACACGCACGAGATGGAGCGCTTCCTCACCGTCAACCCCGGTGTGGCGTCCCGTTTCTCGCGGACCATCACCTTCAGCGACTACGAGCCCGAGGAGCTGCTGCGCATCGTCGGGCAGCAGAGCGACGAGCACGAGTACACCCTGGCGGAGGGGACGGGGGAAGCGCTGCTGAAGTACTTCACGGCACTGCCCAAGGGCCCCGCCTTCGGTAACGGCCGGACCGCGCGTCAGACGTTCGAGTCCATGGTGGAGCGGCACGCGGGCCGGGTCGCCCAGCTCACCGAGCCGAGCACGGACGACCTGACCATGCTCTACCCGGAGGACCTCCCGGCGCTGCCCTGA